The following are encoded together in the Pedobacter steynii genome:
- a CDS encoding SusC/RagA family TonB-linked outer membrane protein, whose amino-acid sequence MNSKVYLRGMLLLVISCFLILKPAFSQTKVTIQGVVKDEQGGILPGASVTVADSKQGTVTDDKGAFSITVDAGKNLLINYLGYQSKTYPVSKTETITIVLAAQENTMNTVVVIGYGTQKKSSVTGSVARLSNDNLNQIPVSRADQALAGKLAGVQIQTTDATAGAAPVIRIRGAASITAGTNPLIVIDGYPVPTDLSSVDMNNVESIEVLKDAASAAIYGSRGANGVILITSKSGKNGKTVVGLNTSAGFKEVYRRLDFPTLSQWSEHVKSVNNGVLSPELLAAQQFDVPTDPQDIVFRNGSFQNAQVNVSGGTEKVKYYVSGEALFDKGVIATNNYKRYGGQANIDITPNKKWKIGLSITPSYTLQDAPVYKVHDLLRSFATWLPLYATQNISDATGLPVGNIVHQRAFDPATNPRYKGINLSATANNNGYSNLYGINNRISISKTLANANVQYNFSEALSLKVSGGAFISNSRNDFFQKSWATRDPFLQGAAVAQASTKGSLANSETIDLLNENILNYTKSFGKHDLNVIAGFTAQTTKITSSSASATNFSTDEIPTLNAGTMSSLTSNIEKNALASVLFRANYAYDNKYLISIGSRWDGSSRFGADNRWGYFPSASIGWRVSNENFYDRDAFVNDLKIRMSYGATGNNNIGNYRAFANVNTVGAILGDATSLGFNSSFYDNPDLGWERSFSLNAGVDMAFLKNRFTLTVDAYRSTTKDLLFFLPINTITGSNGVWTNIGEVQNQGLEIELGAKIIDNESFKWNLSANAATNKNKVKALGNSNSIISIGDPKRLNYFLAQVGQPLVQFYGYEYDRDIEVGGSYWPTNVHSDRIIARDMNGDGVVNEQDRVVLGQPTPKFTWGLTSNLKYKDFDLSFVLQGSHGASVFNADPNYYETQFSATGTSAYLSLPKDLQAKTKYKTESRYSIEDASFIALRSLNLGYTLNAKWLSAIKASNLRVYASAANLWYKFAKGYSSYNPEGVNEYTDDPLKNGYQRGSAPITRNITFGINANF is encoded by the coding sequence ATGAATTCGAAAGTTTACTTACGAGGTATGCTCCTCCTTGTCATTTCCTGTTTTCTGATTTTGAAACCGGCATTTTCTCAAACCAAAGTAACCATCCAGGGTGTTGTAAAAGATGAACAAGGCGGAATCCTGCCAGGTGCTTCTGTTACTGTTGCCGATAGCAAGCAAGGAACAGTTACAGATGATAAAGGAGCCTTTTCCATTACTGTAGACGCCGGAAAAAACCTCCTGATCAATTACCTGGGCTATCAATCAAAAACCTATCCGGTTAGCAAAACTGAAACCATTACTATCGTGCTTGCCGCACAGGAAAACACGATGAATACCGTGGTGGTAATTGGCTACGGCACACAAAAGAAATCATCCGTTACCGGCTCTGTAGCCAGGCTGAGTAATGATAACCTGAACCAGATCCCGGTATCCAGGGCAGATCAGGCACTGGCAGGAAAACTGGCGGGAGTACAAATTCAAACCACCGATGCCACTGCAGGTGCGGCCCCGGTGATCCGGATCCGTGGTGCAGCCTCGATCACTGCCGGCACCAATCCACTGATCGTTATAGATGGTTATCCGGTTCCTACCGATCTCTCTTCTGTAGACATGAACAACGTAGAAAGCATTGAAGTCTTAAAAGATGCGGCTTCTGCGGCAATCTATGGTTCCAGAGGAGCAAACGGGGTGATCCTGATCACTTCCAAATCAGGAAAAAACGGAAAAACTGTAGTGGGTTTAAATACCTCAGCAGGATTTAAAGAAGTATACCGAAGATTAGACTTCCCTACCCTTTCCCAATGGTCTGAGCATGTAAAGTCTGTGAACAATGGGGTCTTATCTCCTGAGCTGCTTGCCGCTCAGCAATTTGATGTGCCTACAGATCCACAAGACATTGTTTTCAGAAACGGGTCTTTTCAAAACGCACAGGTGAATGTAAGCGGAGGAACGGAAAAGGTAAAATATTACGTTTCAGGTGAAGCCCTTTTTGATAAAGGCGTGATCGCTACCAACAATTACAAGCGCTATGGCGGACAAGCTAACATTGACATCACTCCTAATAAAAAATGGAAGATTGGTCTGAGCATCACCCCTTCTTATACCTTGCAGGATGCTCCCGTGTATAAAGTGCATGACCTGCTCAGGAGCTTTGCCACCTGGCTTCCACTTTATGCCACACAAAATATTTCTGATGCAACGGGATTACCAGTTGGCAACATCGTTCATCAAAGGGCCTTCGATCCCGCCACCAATCCCCGCTATAAAGGGATAAATTTATCCGCTACCGCAAATAACAATGGTTACAGCAATCTGTACGGCATCAACAACCGCATTTCCATTTCCAAAACACTGGCCAATGCCAATGTCCAGTATAACTTCTCCGAAGCACTTTCTTTAAAGGTATCCGGGGGTGCTTTTATCAGCAATTCCAGGAACGACTTTTTCCAAAAATCATGGGCCACCAGAGATCCTTTTTTACAAGGCGCTGCAGTGGCACAGGCCTCCACCAAAGGAAGTCTGGCCAATAGTGAAACCATAGATTTACTGAACGAGAACATCCTGAACTATACCAAAAGTTTTGGCAAACACGACCTGAATGTGATCGCTGGTTTCACTGCACAAACCACAAAAATCACGAGTAGCAGTGCCTCGGCCACCAATTTCTCCACAGACGAAATTCCAACCTTAAATGCAGGAACCATGAGTTCCTTAACCTCCAATATAGAAAAAAACGCTTTGGCCTCTGTACTCTTCAGGGCCAACTATGCTTACGACAATAAATACCTGATTTCCATAGGCTCCAGATGGGATGGCAGCTCCAGATTTGGCGCAGACAACCGCTGGGGATATTTCCCTTCTGCTTCCATAGGATGGCGGGTAAGCAATGAGAATTTCTATGACAGGGATGCTTTTGTAAACGACCTGAAAATCAGGATGAGTTATGGAGCTACCGGAAACAACAATATCGGCAACTACCGGGCATTTGCCAATGTAAATACTGTAGGGGCTATCCTTGGAGATGCCACCAGTCTGGGTTTTAACTCCAGCTTTTACGACAATCCAGATCTGGGATGGGAACGCAGTTTCAGTTTAAACGCGGGAGTAGATATGGCTTTTCTGAAAAACAGGTTTACCTTGACCGTAGATGCTTACCGCTCAACGACAAAAGACCTGCTTTTCTTCCTGCCCATCAATACCATCACCGGAAGTAATGGCGTATGGACCAATATAGGTGAAGTTCAAAACCAGGGTTTGGAAATAGAATTAGGAGCTAAGATCATCGACAATGAAAGTTTTAAATGGAACCTGAGCGCCAATGCAGCCACCAATAAAAACAAGGTTAAAGCTTTAGGAAACAGCAATTCCATCATCAGTATCGGAGATCCTAAAAGACTCAATTATTTCCTTGCCCAGGTGGGGCAGCCGCTGGTTCAGTTCTATGGATATGAGTACGACCGCGACATTGAAGTTGGCGGAAGCTACTGGCCTACCAATGTGCATTCCGACAGGATCATTGCCAGAGATATGAATGGAGATGGTGTAGTTAACGAACAAGACCGCGTAGTGCTGGGGCAACCGACACCTAAATTCACCTGGGGCTTAACGAGTAACCTCAAATACAAAGATTTCGACCTGAGCTTCGTCTTACAGGGATCGCATGGCGCAAGTGTATTTAACGCAGATCCGAATTATTATGAAACCCAGTTTTCGGCCACTGGAACTTCCGCTTACCTGAGCCTGCCGAAAGATCTACAGGCGAAAACGAAATACAAAACGGAGAGCAGGTATTCCATTGAAGATGCGTCATTTATCGCTTTGAGAAGCCTGAACCTGGGCTATACCTTAAACGCAAAATGGCTGAGCGCCATTAAAGCGAGCAACCTGAGGGTCTACGCTTCTGCGGCCAATCTATGGTACAAATTTGCCAAAGGATACTCCAGCTACAATCCTGAGGGCGTTAACGAATATACCGACGATCCGTTAAAAAACGGTTACCAACGCGGTTCGGCACCGATTACAAGAAACATCACATTTGGTATCAATGCTAATTTTTAA
- a CDS encoding SusC/RagA family TonB-linked outer membrane protein: MNFKVLLRSIGMVMISCFLFANTGWSQSRVKVQGVVKSAAGETLPGASVTVKDTKQGAVTNNKGEFSITAETGKLLLFNYLGFQPQAYVVKAAETVTITLQEIPNTMNEVVVIGYGTQKKSAVTGAVSKLKNENLDEIPTSRLDNALIGKIAGVTIQNVSSESGAEPIVRVRGFSSISAGSQPLVVVDGYPVPDGLSFVNPQDVESIEVLKDAASAAIYGSRAANGVILITTKSGNSDKPRYSIKSYYGFKKPYELNPIMSITDYTKMLFAEAALRENDPTVPANAKNLITGPERAAYIIEDQISGIPTDWQQEALQSAGIKNIQLGISGGKKDLRYYISASGQKDEAVLKYSDNSRINVKAKVDGALSKKIDFSINFNPSYIKTQRPAVNFTDYFRFGSFLPVNHNEFTAAYVRQNSQWANILPGDFVQARHFNGLQYSGTMPDGSIWTSTGPVEPFATSNNTPVSIAARENRDQQTYRMLGAGDVSIKFLPNLIFKSSIGGYYSQQENNTFTKSSARKDGDVNEATIYTKTYLDLLLENTLNYNLSKGNHSFSGLLGFTTQQTQIKESNMVGRNFPTENFETLNQAAQIDQALTNTLKDRIGLISYLGRFTYDYKNKYLLALSYRMDGSSYFAEGQKYGSFPAVSAGWGIGKEDFMKNVSWISNMKVRASYGATGNNKIQSFAFQNLLYPGNYSFGSGTGSVNLGLAPNSDVLANPNITWERTFEFNAGLDLGFMKDRFGLTLEYYNSNTDKLLYKRSTQSFSGSFEYFDNSGRIKNQGIEIELSSHNIKNDHFQWSTSLNFSANRNKLLELGGEPFQYNYGERNEIYAAIVGQPAIQFFGYKTNGVWTSQAQIDEAKAGGQSSTLAKYYAPGGLKFVDVNGDNKIDVNDRTSLGSPFPDFTWGINNSFKYKGFDLNILIQGVQGVKLINGDANYNESRRYNENFNKNRWISAANPGDGKTPYYTNGENWLLTDYVIEDGSYAAIRNVILGYTIPSRFTKKLGVTGIRLYSSADNLLYLMGKSYRGINPEARATSSQYSSPLIDGYQRGAFPISRTYTFGIDVNF, from the coding sequence ATGAATTTTAAAGTTTTGTTACGAAGCATAGGGATGGTGATGATCTCCTGTTTCCTGTTTGCAAATACAGGCTGGTCGCAAAGCAGGGTAAAAGTGCAGGGTGTGGTAAAATCCGCAGCCGGCGAAACTTTACCAGGTGCATCTGTAACGGTAAAAGACACCAAACAAGGCGCAGTGACCAATAACAAAGGAGAGTTTAGCATCACTGCAGAGACTGGAAAACTACTGCTCTTCAATTACCTCGGTTTTCAGCCTCAGGCTTATGTTGTGAAAGCTGCCGAGACCGTTACCATCACCCTTCAGGAAATCCCGAATACGATGAACGAAGTGGTGGTGATCGGCTATGGTACCCAGAAGAAATCCGCAGTAACAGGTGCCGTGAGCAAGTTAAAAAATGAGAACCTGGACGAGATTCCTACCTCGCGCCTGGATAATGCATTGATCGGAAAAATTGCCGGGGTAACCATTCAGAATGTCAGTTCTGAATCCGGTGCAGAACCCATTGTGAGGGTGCGTGGATTTAGTTCGATCAGCGCCGGATCCCAGCCGCTGGTTGTGGTAGATGGTTACCCCGTTCCCGATGGTTTATCTTTTGTAAACCCTCAGGATGTGGAATCTATAGAGGTACTTAAAGATGCGGCCTCCGCAGCAATTTATGGCTCAAGAGCTGCAAACGGGGTGATCCTGATCACCACAAAAAGCGGCAATTCGGACAAACCAAGGTACAGCATCAAATCTTATTATGGTTTCAAAAAACCTTATGAGCTTAACCCGATCATGAGCATTACCGACTATACAAAAATGCTCTTTGCAGAAGCGGCCTTAAGGGAAAATGATCCTACCGTTCCTGCCAATGCAAAAAACCTGATTACCGGACCAGAAAGGGCGGCTTATATCATCGAAGACCAGATCAGCGGCATACCCACCGACTGGCAGCAGGAAGCTTTGCAAAGTGCAGGCATTAAAAACATACAGCTCGGCATTTCCGGAGGTAAAAAAGACCTGCGGTATTACATTTCTGCCAGCGGACAAAAAGATGAAGCAGTGCTGAAATACAGCGACAACAGCAGGATCAATGTTAAGGCGAAAGTGGATGGTGCATTGAGCAAGAAAATAGATTTCAGTATCAATTTTAACCCCTCTTATATTAAAACACAAAGACCGGCCGTAAATTTCACGGATTATTTCAGATTTGGGTCTTTCCTTCCGGTAAATCACAATGAATTTACCGCTGCCTATGTACGTCAAAACTCACAATGGGCCAATATCCTTCCCGGTGATTTTGTACAGGCAAGACATTTTAACGGATTGCAATATTCCGGGACCATGCCCGATGGCAGCATCTGGACAAGCACCGGCCCGGTGGAACCTTTTGCCACGAGCAACAATACCCCGGTATCAATTGCTGCAAGGGAAAACCGAGATCAGCAGACTTACCGGATGCTGGGTGCTGGGGATGTCAGCATTAAATTCCTGCCGAACCTGATCTTTAAGAGTTCCATCGGTGGATATTATTCCCAGCAGGAGAACAATACTTTCACAAAATCAAGTGCCAGAAAAGATGGAGATGTTAATGAAGCGACCATCTATACCAAAACCTATCTTGACCTCTTATTGGAAAACACGCTGAACTATAACCTCAGTAAGGGCAACCACAGTTTCAGCGGTTTACTGGGTTTCACCACTCAGCAAACACAGATCAAAGAATCCAATATGGTAGGAAGGAATTTCCCTACTGAAAATTTTGAGACCTTAAATCAGGCTGCTCAGATTGACCAGGCTTTAACCAATACGCTCAAAGACCGCATCGGCCTGATCTCTTATCTCGGTCGTTTTACTTATGATTACAAAAACAAGTATCTGCTGGCATTGAGCTACAGAATGGATGGTAGCTCCTATTTTGCTGAAGGACAAAAATATGGTTCTTTTCCCGCGGTGTCTGCCGGATGGGGAATCGGAAAAGAGGACTTCATGAAAAATGTTTCCTGGATCAGCAATATGAAAGTCAGGGCAAGTTATGGAGCTACCGGAAACAATAAAATTCAGAGTTTTGCCTTCCAGAACCTGTTATATCCGGGCAATTATTCTTTTGGCAGCGGCACAGGATCCGTAAACCTCGGCCTGGCGCCCAACTCCGATGTACTGGCCAATCCAAACATCACCTGGGAACGTACTTTTGAATTTAATGCGGGATTGGACCTGGGTTTTATGAAAGACCGTTTCGGACTTACCCTGGAATACTACAACTCAAATACGGATAAACTGTTATATAAACGTTCTACACAATCTTTCAGTGGATCTTTTGAATACTTTGACAATTCGGGAAGGATCAAAAATCAAGGTATAGAGATAGAACTTAGCTCCCACAACATCAAAAATGATCATTTTCAATGGTCTACTTCCCTGAATTTCTCTGCCAACAGGAACAAATTGCTGGAGCTTGGCGGGGAGCCTTTTCAATATAACTATGGAGAACGGAATGAAATCTATGCGGCTATTGTGGGGCAACCGGCCATTCAGTTTTTTGGTTATAAAACCAATGGAGTCTGGACATCACAAGCTCAGATTGATGAGGCAAAAGCAGGCGGACAGAGCTCTACCCTGGCAAAATATTATGCGCCAGGAGGTTTAAAATTTGTAGATGTTAATGGCGACAATAAGATTGATGTTAACGACCGTACCTCATTGGGAAGTCCTTTTCCTGACTTCACCTGGGGCATCAACAATTCATTTAAGTACAAAGGTTTTGACCTGAACATTCTGATTCAGGGCGTGCAGGGGGTAAAGCTGATCAATGGCGATGCCAACTATAACGAATCCAGGAGGTATAACGAAAACTTCAATAAAAACAGGTGGATCAGTGCAGCCAATCCCGGAGATGGCAAGACCCCTTATTATACCAACGGAGAAAACTGGTTGTTAACGGATTATGTGATTGAAGATGGTTCTTATGCAGCAATCAGAAATGTGATCCTGGGTTATACCATTCCCTCCAGGTTCACTAAAAAATTGGGAGTTACCGGCATCAGGTTATACAGCTCTGCAGACAACCTGCTGTACCTGATGGGCAAATCGTATCGGGGCATTAACCCGGAAGCAAGAGCTACTTCTTCTCAATACTCCTCTCCTTTGATTGACGGGTATCAGCGTGGAGCCTTCCCGATTTCCAGGACTTACACTTTTGGGATAGACGTTAACTTTTAA
- a CDS encoding RagB/SusD family nutrient uptake outer membrane protein, translating into MKNLSTFKMKKLTHIGTGILLIMSTMACKKIINIDPISNVGVNAFYRNYEETKAGLTGCYYGLQKPLEYEWMLTDLRTENSKQGVANSSASINFEFNELDMFTLNSAHDKVYQYWLQTYKNIRSINYVLKSLGASYAAGKTSLGEGTAIMSSAQKNQLAGEALFLRAYHYFNLVRLYGDVFLVTEPVDPEQSKRITRTPLAACYQLIIADLLAAKDLLPQTAYSPTANTDVGRVSSWAASALLAKVYLSTKQPAAALPLLDEVISNSGHALLPSFGDVFSINNEMNKEIVFAVRFKAGGFGLGNLMANNFAPTSSGSAIVNGDGLGYNFPTNELDQAYKTPATGAADNRKAVTMAKYSSKLYVKKFISPVLVKFDAENDFPVLRFSDILLMKAEALGFGNSAVNLINQVRERAGAADYVSGDFSAGFYKYPLDASNPNALTDEALFINALLNERRLEFAFENQRFFDLLRTGQAIKVIKNHFALEFDSHYKAYRPAFTLAELQANLTEEKLLLPIPQRELDANDQIKIIQNPGY; encoded by the coding sequence ATGAAAAACTTAAGCACATTTAAGATGAAAAAGCTGACCCATATCGGAACAGGAATTTTACTGATCATGAGCACAATGGCTTGCAAAAAGATCATCAATATTGATCCCATTTCTAATGTTGGGGTGAATGCTTTCTATAGAAATTATGAGGAAACAAAGGCAGGGCTAACCGGCTGTTATTACGGGTTGCAAAAACCTTTGGAATATGAATGGATGTTAACAGACCTGCGAACCGAAAACTCAAAACAAGGGGTAGCGAACAGTTCTGCCTCCATCAATTTTGAATTCAATGAACTGGATATGTTTACCCTGAATTCGGCGCATGATAAAGTTTACCAATACTGGTTACAGACCTATAAAAACATCAGGTCCATCAATTATGTATTGAAGAGCCTTGGCGCAAGCTATGCGGCCGGAAAAACCAGTCTGGGGGAAGGGACGGCCATCATGAGCTCAGCACAGAAAAACCAGCTTGCCGGAGAAGCCTTGTTTTTACGCGCCTACCATTATTTTAACCTGGTAAGGCTATACGGAGATGTATTCCTTGTTACTGAACCTGTAGATCCGGAACAATCAAAAAGAATCACCCGGACCCCTCTGGCAGCATGTTATCAATTGATCATTGCAGACCTGCTTGCTGCTAAAGATCTGCTTCCTCAAACGGCCTATTCGCCTACCGCCAACACAGATGTTGGGCGGGTCAGTTCATGGGCCGCAAGCGCCTTGCTGGCCAAAGTATACCTAAGCACTAAACAACCCGCAGCAGCCCTTCCCTTACTGGATGAGGTCATCAGCAATAGCGGACATGCACTACTCCCATCTTTTGGGGATGTCTTTTCCATCAATAATGAGATGAATAAAGAAATTGTTTTTGCAGTAAGGTTTAAAGCGGGAGGCTTTGGCCTGGGCAACCTGATGGCCAATAATTTTGCACCTACTTCAAGCGGGAGCGCCATTGTGAACGGAGATGGGCTTGGTTATAATTTTCCGACCAATGAGTTAGACCAAGCTTATAAAACGCCTGCTACCGGGGCTGCAGATAACAGGAAGGCAGTCACCATGGCTAAGTATTCTTCTAAATTGTACGTCAAAAAATTCATCTCTCCGGTATTGGTCAAGTTTGATGCAGAAAACGATTTTCCTGTGCTCCGCTTTTCGGACATATTGCTTATGAAAGCGGAGGCTTTGGGCTTCGGAAATTCAGCTGTTAACCTGATCAATCAGGTCAGGGAAAGAGCCGGTGCAGCTGACTATGTTTCAGGTGATTTTTCTGCCGGATTTTATAAGTATCCCCTGGATGCCAGCAATCCAAATGCATTGACAGATGAGGCCCTTTTTATCAATGCTTTGCTCAACGAAAGAAGACTGGAATTTGCTTTTGAAAATCAGCGGTTCTTCGATCTTTTGAGAACCGGGCAAGCCATTAAAGTCATCAAAAATCACTTTGCTTTAGAGTTTGACAGTCATTATAAAGCCTACCGCCCGGCATTTACCCTTGCGGAATTACAAGCCAACCTGACCGAAGAAAAATTGTTGCTGCCCATTCCACAGCGGGAACTGGATGCCAACGATCAGATTAAAATCATTCAGAACCCAGGGTATTAA
- a CDS encoding RagB/SusD family nutrient uptake outer membrane protein, whose amino-acid sequence MRHQIFLALMLILSFSSCKKFLNEQPISNLIEQNYYRNTEEVEAGVIACYDGLQKVYDIEFKLTEIRADNTSGVSLEGDWGAIKFFRDAPSNFFVLDYWQRTYNTIARCNLVLKYLDNVTDPVKKKSFEGEAKFIRSLMYFNLVRLYGDVPLLTAAIKFDDFEKFKRISKTEVYNQLKTDLQTAVASCPVSWPNNQLARATKGASQALLAKVYLTLKDYPNAKLQLDPLVGSNFKGNTYQLNPSYAAIFASTSEMSKEILFAVRYKASANGEGNSFSYEYSNNGDARNVKASAPYQALFETADVRKASTFNATNGLCTKFLDPTAPQRDAGNDFPVLRFADVLLMYAEVNNELLPAPTNEVIDPLNEVRNRASASVYMAGMLNNKETARAAIFKERKLEFGFENQRWYDLVRMEESNTISILNAYLSATGNPAITVPAFRLIFPIPQTEIDLSKGNLTQNTGYN is encoded by the coding sequence ATGAGACATCAAATATTCCTGGCGCTTATGCTGATCTTAAGTTTTAGCAGCTGCAAAAAATTCCTCAATGAACAACCGATTTCCAACCTGATTGAACAGAACTATTACCGGAACACAGAAGAGGTGGAAGCAGGTGTGATTGCCTGTTATGACGGACTTCAAAAAGTATACGATATTGAATTTAAACTCACCGAGATCAGGGCCGACAATACTTCCGGCGTTTCCCTGGAAGGCGACTGGGGGGCCATCAAGTTTTTCAGGGATGCCCCTTCCAATTTCTTTGTCCTGGATTACTGGCAACGGACCTATAATACCATTGCAAGGTGCAACCTGGTCTTAAAGTACCTGGATAATGTAACAGATCCTGTCAAAAAGAAATCTTTTGAAGGAGAAGCGAAATTTATCCGTTCCCTGATGTATTTTAACCTGGTGAGGCTATATGGTGATGTTCCGCTCCTGACCGCAGCGATAAAGTTCGATGATTTTGAAAAGTTTAAGCGCATCTCTAAAACAGAAGTTTATAACCAGCTGAAAACAGACCTGCAAACCGCAGTCGCTTCCTGCCCTGTTTCCTGGCCGAACAACCAACTGGCCAGAGCAACAAAAGGAGCCTCACAGGCTTTACTGGCTAAAGTATACCTGACTTTAAAAGATTATCCAAATGCAAAGTTGCAGCTGGACCCTTTGGTAGGCAGCAATTTTAAAGGCAATACTTATCAGCTTAACCCTTCCTATGCAGCAATTTTCGCCAGCACCTCAGAGATGAGCAAAGAGATTCTTTTTGCCGTTCGCTATAAAGCCAGTGCCAATGGAGAAGGAAATTCCTTCTCTTATGAATATTCCAATAACGGCGATGCCAGAAATGTAAAAGCCTCCGCTCCTTATCAGGCGCTATTTGAAACGGCAGATGTCAGGAAAGCAAGCACCTTTAATGCAACGAACGGGTTGTGTACAAAATTCCTGGACCCTACCGCTCCTCAGCGGGATGCAGGAAATGATTTCCCGGTTCTGCGTTTTGCAGATGTGTTGCTCATGTATGCGGAAGTCAACAATGAATTGCTTCCCGCACCAACCAATGAGGTGATTGATCCATTAAATGAAGTGAGAAACAGGGCTTCAGCAAGTGTGTATATGGCCGGCATGCTCAACAACAAAGAAACCGCCAGGGCGGCCATCTTCAAAGAACGAAAACTGGAATTTGGTTTTGAAAACCAACGTTGGTATGACCTGGTAAGAATGGAGGAAAGCAATACCATTTCCATCCTGAATGCTTACCTCAGTGCAACCGGTAACCCAGCCATTACCGTTCCGGCTTTCCGACTGATCTTTCCGATTCCACAAACTGAAATAGACCTGAGTAAGGGGAACCTGACACAGAATACAGGTTATAATTAA